Proteins from one Candidatus Woesearchaeota archaeon genomic window:
- a CDS encoding AAA family ATPase has translation MTCEFITIIGGKGGSGKTSSVGQAVYGLARRGEKILVVDLDRENGNLLQRLTGCQTYHNKIVGLSELAKEGYRIYQEHYGYLKRLAKESFEDPKNRDNMLRIMNNIDYQAKFSSKGDSQKYEAEKERLRNANLNKRAMQLVCETTDFQKVIEDNLVKISIPGAKYPVDLLPVAGTISDLATQKENVNSEEFMRILLKTTFTRFIPDRYTKSVFDGAAGENSFIRNIGISSHLLLAVYSDLPDESESCEKDLKIYLHSLWEYAKTNKTNKKLRVALITNKLTFGKEVSYKFPIKTSLFGSKSYVLIKDIKDEDLEGKINKDNKDDFITETYKEPSNLEALKSVKKDIEDKFGGLKDIIFEDIPPLIEDSRYPLASRQNKFYSIVYPNSYLTLQSEILAERIIELCAKTDVSLVDRLKMFGHRFVGLKADKEPVEVC, from the coding sequence ATGACTTGTGAATTTATAACTATTATAGGTGGTAAAGGCGGTTCTGGAAAAACTTCTAGTGTAGGGCAAGCAGTTTATGGTTTGGCAAGAAGAGGAGAGAAAATTTTAGTTGTAGATTTAGATAGAGAAAATGGTAATCTTCTTCAAAGACTAACTGGATGTCAAACTTATCATAATAAAATTGTTGGTTTATCTGAATTAGCTAAAGAAGGTTACAGAATTTATCAAGAACATTATGGTTATTTGAAAAGATTAGCAAAGGAAAGTTTTGAAGATCCTAAAAATAGAGATAACATGCTAAGAATTATGAATAATATTGATTATCAAGCAAAATTTTCTTCTAAAGGAGATAGTCAAAAATATGAAGCTGAAAAGGAAAGATTACGTAACGCAAATTTAAATAAGAGGGCCATGCAATTAGTGTGTGAAACTACTGATTTTCAAAAAGTAATTGAAGATAATCTTGTAAAAATTTCTATTCCTGGTGCTAAATATCCTGTAGATCTTTTACCTGTTGCAGGAACTATATCTGATTTAGCTACTCAAAAGGAAAATGTTAATAGCGAAGAATTTATGCGTATTCTTTTAAAGACTACATTTACTCGTTTTATTCCAGATAGGTATACTAAGAGTGTATTTGATGGTGCTGCAGGAGAAAATAGCTTTATTAGAAATATTGGAATATCTTCTCATTTACTTTTGGCAGTATATAGTGATTTACCTGATGAATCTGAAAGTTGTGAAAAAGATTTAAAGATTTATTTGCATTCTCTCTGGGAATATGCGAAGACAAACAAAACTAATAAAAAATTAAGAGTAGCTTTGATTACAAATAAACTTACTTTTGGTAAAGAAGTTTCTTATAAATTTCCAATTAAAACCAGTCTTTTCGGTTCTAAAAGTTATGTTCTTATTAAAGATATAAAAGATGAAGATTTAGAAGGCAAGATTAATAAAGATAATAAAGATGATTTTATAACTGAGACATATAAAGAACCTTCAAATTTAGAAGCTCTAAAATCAGTTAAAAAAGATATTGAAGACAAATTTGGTGGTTTAAAGGATATAATTTTTGAAGATATACCTCCATTAATAGAAGATAGTAGATATCCTTTGGCAAGTAGACAAAATAAATTTTATTCAATTGTATATCCTAATTCTTATCTTACTTTGCAAAGTGAAATTCTTGCTGAGAGAATAATCGAGTTATGTGCTAAAACTGATGTAAGTTTAGTAGATAGACTTAAGATGTTTGGTCATAGGTTTGTTGGATTAAAAGCAGATAAAGAACCCGTTGAAGTATGTTAA